Proteins encoded together in one Streptomyces sp. B1I3 window:
- the cobT gene encoding nicotinate-nucleotide--dimethylbenzimidazole phosphoribosyltransferase has product MTDTGQIPGEGLPENAGMVEQPGVPVPDAYTFLEPSEHTPEDDDLLLMPAAQGAWSDAPAGQSAQFTAQDRAPGGAHASGSTDVSGVRIATPSQTPGGQVPVAAHAAPQARRPLHRGPATPEAPSYGGTPSGGVVRSLADRGPAGAPQSPAATRHAGPPTTGPEYYDIPADDASQLPGPQLGEIPPQSGAPWGARTPEATVQAGPVAQPETAPAAQAEPEAAVQAEPVAQAGPELVSEPVPAPEPVPAPEPVPAPDPVAPAPQPVPVPEPVPAPEPVPAPVPAPGPVSAPEPAAPAETVVPEPVAAVTPGVPEEAAAEPLAPVVAETPADGPAEVPAAAQTEMPAEATPSVVTGEPVSRFVPVEGLVPTAEHLSPTFVADSPTAPAEPVPTEPVPTEPVPIEFVPTEPVPAAQPEAAPAPVLAEPEVEPAPESVALAPAAQAEPVAEAAPAAVEPQPAPAAVEPQPAPAAVEVPAAPQPETPEVRETSAPEPEAVPEPEPEAAPEPLAAPEPVAQAEPAVEAGPVPAVQEELPAPAEPEPGTGPEIIETPEAGTPEAEAPEAEAPEAEAPEAEAPQIVTSETPTPRPATSEAPTPEAEPLEPQAPEAGTSQEQEQEQEQEQEPAPSEPAAPEAEAPHTAAEQTPATPPAPGYDDAEREAVLRVMRERRDIRNGFRSDPIPHEVLLRVLEAAHTAPSVGHSQPWDFVVIRSAETRRSMHELAQRQREAYAKSLPKARAKQFKELKIEAILDTPVNIVVTADPTRGGRHTLGRHTQPQMAPYSSALAVENLWLAARAEGLGVGWVSFFDEREMVRALGLPEHLEVVAYLCVGYVDEFPEEPELMQAGWSKRRPLSWVVHEETYGRRALPGEEPHDLLQETIANIRPLDAKALGEAWERQKRMTKPAGALGMLEIISAQLSGLSRMCPPPIPEPAAVAIFAGDHGVHAQGVTAWPQEVTAQMVANFLGGGAVCNAFAAQVGAEVCVVDVGVASELPATPGLLPRKIRPGTADFTTGPALTRDEVLGAIEVGIETARDLVAAGNKGLLTGEMGIANTTASAALICVYTGMDPAEVTGRGTGINDEMHARKVDVVRRALDLHRPDPGDPIGVLAAVGGLEHAAMAGFLLGGASLRTPVILDGVSAGAAALVARAIAPEALAACIAGHRSAEPGHVAALNKLGLRPLVDLDLRLGEGTGALLALPIVQSAARAMHEVATFDSAGVTEK; this is encoded by the coding sequence ATGACTGACACCGGCCAGATCCCGGGCGAGGGACTGCCGGAGAACGCAGGCATGGTGGAGCAGCCGGGCGTCCCCGTCCCGGACGCCTACACCTTCCTCGAACCCTCCGAGCACACGCCCGAGGACGACGACCTCCTCCTGATGCCGGCGGCCCAGGGCGCGTGGAGCGACGCGCCGGCGGGCCAGTCCGCGCAGTTCACGGCCCAGGACCGGGCCCCGGGCGGCGCCCACGCGTCCGGCTCCACCGACGTCAGCGGCGTACGCATCGCAACTCCCTCGCAGACTCCCGGCGGTCAGGTGCCGGTGGCCGCCCACGCGGCCCCTCAGGCCCGGCGCCCCCTCCACCGCGGCCCCGCGACCCCCGAGGCCCCCTCCTACGGTGGGACGCCGAGCGGCGGAGTGGTGCGTTCGCTCGCGGACCGCGGCCCGGCCGGCGCACCGCAGAGCCCGGCGGCCACACGGCACGCCGGACCGCCGACGACCGGCCCCGAGTACTACGACATCCCGGCGGACGACGCGTCCCAGCTGCCCGGCCCGCAGCTGGGGGAGATCCCGCCCCAGAGCGGGGCCCCGTGGGGTGCCCGGACGCCCGAGGCAACGGTCCAGGCCGGGCCGGTGGCCCAGCCCGAGACCGCACCGGCCGCGCAGGCGGAGCCGGAGGCAGCGGTGCAGGCCGAGCCGGTCGCCCAGGCCGGGCCGGAGCTCGTGTCCGAGCCCGTCCCCGCTCCCGAGCCGGTCCCCGCTCCCGAGCCGGTCCCCGCTCCTGATCCGGTCGCGCCCGCTCCCCAGCCCGTGCCGGTTCCCGAGCCGGTGCCTGCTCCCGAGCCTGTGCCCGCGCCTGTGCCCGCGCCCGGGCCGGTCTCCGCTCCTGAGCCGGCCGCACCCGCAGAAACGGTCGTTCCTGAGCCGGTGGCCGCAGTGACGCCCGGGGTTCCCGAGGAGGCCGCAGCGGAGCCGCTCGCGCCCGTCGTGGCCGAAACCCCGGCGGACGGGCCGGCCGAGGTGCCAGCAGCTGCCCAGACCGAGATGCCCGCAGAGGCAACCCCTTCAGTCGTCACGGGCGAGCCCGTGAGCCGGTTCGTGCCCGTCGAGGGCCTCGTGCCGACGGCGGAGCACCTCTCCCCGACGTTCGTGGCCGACTCGCCGACGGCACCGGCCGAGCCCGTGCCGACCGAGCCCGTCCCGACCGAGCCCGTGCCGATCGAGTTCGTGCCGACCGAGCCCGTGCCCGCCGCGCAGCCGGAGGCCGCACCCGCGCCGGTTCTGGCGGAGCCCGAGGTGGAGCCCGCGCCGGAATCTGTCGCCCTCGCCCCGGCCGCTCAGGCGGAACCGGTCGCCGAGGCCGCCCCCGCCGCCGTCGAGCCGCAGCCCGCCCCCGCCGCCGTCGAGCCGCAGCCCGCCCCGGCCGCCGTCGAGGTCCCCGCAGCTCCGCAGCCGGAAACGCCCGAGGTCCGGGAGACCTCCGCCCCCGAGCCGGAGGCGGTCCCGGAGCCCGAGCCGGAAGCGGCCCCGGAGCCGCTCGCCGCGCCGGAGCCCGTGGCCCAGGCCGAGCCGGCCGTGGAGGCCGGGCCCGTGCCCGCGGTGCAGGAGGAACTCCCGGCCCCCGCCGAGCCGGAGCCGGGCACCGGCCCCGAGATCATCGAGACGCCGGAAGCCGGGACGCCGGAAGCCGAAGCGCCGGAAGCCGAAGCGCCGGAAGCCGAAGCGCCGGAAGCCGAAGCGCCGCAGATCGTGACGTCCGAAACGCCGACGCCCCGGCCTGCGACGTCCGAAGCCCCGACGCCGGAAGCCGAGCCGCTGGAACCGCAGGCCCCGGAGGCCGGCACCTCGCAGGAGCAGGAGCAGGAGCAGGAGCAGGAGCAGGAACCCGCGCCCTCGGAGCCCGCGGCCCCGGAAGCAGAGGCGCCTCACACGGCAGCCGAGCAGACGCCCGCCACCCCGCCCGCCCCCGGATACGACGACGCCGAGCGCGAGGCCGTCCTGCGGGTCATGCGCGAGCGCCGCGACATCCGCAACGGCTTCCGCAGCGACCCCATCCCGCACGAGGTCCTGCTCCGCGTGCTCGAAGCCGCCCACACCGCACCGAGCGTCGGCCACTCCCAGCCCTGGGACTTCGTCGTCATCCGTTCCGCGGAGACCCGCCGGTCCATGCACGAACTCGCCCAGCGCCAGCGCGAGGCGTACGCCAAGTCGCTGCCCAAGGCGCGGGCCAAGCAGTTCAAGGAACTGAAGATCGAGGCGATCCTCGACACCCCGGTGAACATCGTCGTCACCGCCGATCCCACGCGCGGCGGCCGCCACACCCTGGGCCGGCACACCCAGCCGCAGATGGCCCCGTACTCCTCGGCGCTCGCCGTCGAGAACCTGTGGCTCGCCGCCCGGGCCGAGGGCCTCGGCGTCGGCTGGGTCAGCTTCTTCGACGAGCGTGAGATGGTCCGTGCGCTGGGCCTGCCCGAACACCTCGAGGTCGTCGCGTACCTGTGCGTGGGTTACGTCGACGAATTCCCCGAGGAGCCCGAGCTGATGCAGGCGGGCTGGTCCAAGCGCCGCCCGCTGTCCTGGGTCGTCCACGAGGAGACGTACGGCCGGCGCGCGCTGCCCGGCGAGGAGCCGCACGACCTGCTGCAGGAGACCATCGCCAACATCCGCCCGCTCGACGCCAAGGCGCTCGGGGAGGCCTGGGAGCGCCAGAAGCGGATGACGAAGCCCGCCGGTGCGCTCGGCATGCTGGAGATCATCTCGGCGCAGCTGTCCGGGCTCTCCCGGATGTGCCCGCCGCCCATCCCCGAGCCGGCCGCCGTCGCGATCTTCGCCGGTGACCACGGGGTGCACGCCCAGGGTGTCACCGCGTGGCCGCAGGAGGTCACCGCCCAGATGGTCGCCAACTTCCTCGGCGGCGGCGCGGTCTGCAACGCCTTCGCCGCCCAGGTCGGCGCGGAAGTCTGCGTGGTCGACGTGGGCGTCGCCTCCGAACTGCCCGCGACGCCCGGTCTGCTGCCCCGGAAGATCAGACCGGGAACGGCCGACTTCACGACGGGCCCCGCGCTCACCCGCGACGAGGTCCTCGGCGCGATCGAGGTCGGCATCGAGACCGCCCGCGACCTGGTGGCAGCCGGCAACAAGGGCCTGCTGACCGGTGAGATGGGCATCGCCAACACCACCGCGTCGGCGGCGCTGATCTGCGTGTACACCGGCATGGACCCGGCGGAGGTGACCGGTCGCGGCACCGGCATCAACGACGAGATGCACGCCCGTAAGGTCGACGTGGTCCGCCGCGCCCTGGATCTGCACCGGCCCGACCCCGGCGACCCGATCGGGGTACTGGCCGCGGTCGGCGGTCTCGAGCACGCGGCGATGGCGGGCTTCCTGCTGGGTGGCGCCTCGCTGCGCACGCCCGTGATCCTCGACGGGGTCAGTGCCGGAGCGGCGGCGCTGGTCGCCCGGGCGATCGCCCCCGAGGCGCTCGCCGCCTGCATCGCGGGGCACCGGAGCGCCGAACCCGGCCATGTGGCCGCGCTCAACAAGCTGGGCCTGCGTCCGCTGGTCGACCTGGACCTCCGCCTCGGCGAGGGCACCGGAGCCCTGCTCGCGCTCCCCATCGTGCAGAGCGCGGCGCGGGCCATGCACGAGGTCGCGACGTTCGACTCGGCGGGCGTGACGGAGAAGTAG
- the cobA gene encoding uroporphyrinogen-III C-methyltransferase — MAEHDEHPAYPVGLRLNGRRVVVVGGGQVAQRRLPALIAAGADITLVSPSATASVEAMADTGEIRWERRRYEEGDLADTWYALVASSDPAANDAASAEAERTRTWCVRSDDAEAATAWTPATGRSEGITVAVLTTTSEGRDPRHSAAVRDAIVEGLRDGTLAAPHHRTRAPGVALVGGGPGDPDLITVRGRRLLAEADVVIADRLGPRDLLDELPPHVEVIDAAKIPYGRYMAQEAINQALIDHAKAGKSVVRLKGGDPFVFGRGMEEAQALAAEGIACTVVPGISSSISVPGAAGIPVTHRGVAHEFTVVSGHVAPDDPRSLVDWAALAQLRGTLVLLMAVDKIGAIADALIAHGKSPQTPVALVQEGTTAAQRRVDATLGTVGERVVAEEVRPPAVIVIGDVVAVGQEAPRPSTH; from the coding sequence ATGGCCGAGCACGACGAGCACCCCGCCTACCCCGTCGGACTGCGCCTCAACGGGCGCCGCGTCGTCGTCGTCGGCGGCGGCCAGGTCGCGCAGCGCAGGCTGCCCGCCCTCATCGCGGCCGGAGCCGACATCACCCTCGTCTCCCCGTCCGCGACCGCGTCCGTCGAGGCGATGGCCGACACCGGCGAGATCCGCTGGGAGCGTCGCAGGTACGAGGAGGGGGACCTCGCCGACACCTGGTACGCACTCGTCGCGTCCTCGGACCCCGCCGCCAACGACGCCGCGTCCGCCGAGGCGGAGCGCACCCGCACCTGGTGCGTCCGTAGCGACGACGCGGAGGCGGCGACCGCCTGGACGCCGGCCACCGGCCGCAGCGAGGGCATCACGGTGGCCGTCCTCACCACCACGTCCGAGGGCCGCGACCCCCGGCACTCCGCCGCCGTCCGCGACGCCATCGTGGAGGGCCTGCGCGACGGAACCCTCGCCGCGCCGCACCACCGCACCCGCGCCCCCGGCGTGGCCCTGGTGGGCGGCGGCCCGGGTGACCCCGACCTGATCACGGTCCGCGGCCGTCGTCTCCTCGCCGAGGCCGACGTGGTCATCGCGGACCGGCTCGGCCCCCGCGACCTGCTCGACGAGCTCCCGCCGCACGTCGAGGTGATCGACGCCGCGAAGATCCCCTACGGCCGTTACATGGCGCAGGAGGCGATCAACCAGGCACTGATCGACCACGCGAAGGCCGGAAAGTCCGTCGTGCGGCTCAAGGGCGGCGACCCGTTCGTCTTCGGGCGGGGAATGGAGGAGGCCCAGGCCCTGGCCGCAGAGGGCATCGCCTGCACGGTCGTCCCCGGCATCTCCAGCTCGATCTCCGTGCCGGGCGCGGCCGGGATCCCCGTCACCCACCGGGGTGTCGCCCACGAGTTCACCGTGGTCAGCGGCCACGTGGCGCCCGACGACCCGCGTTCGCTGGTCGACTGGGCGGCCCTGGCGCAGCTGCGCGGCACGCTCGTCCTCCTGATGGCCGTCGACAAGATCGGCGCCATCGCCGACGCGCTCATCGCCCACGGGAAGTCCCCGCAGACCCCCGTGGCCCTGGTCCAGGAGGGCACCACGGCCGCGCAGCGCAGGGTGGACGCGACGCTCGGGACCGTCGGGGAACGGGTGGTCGCCGAAGAGGTGCGCCCCCCGGCCGTCATCGTCATCGGCGACGTCGTCGCCGTCGGCCAGGAGGCCCCCCGGCCTTCCACCCACTAG
- a CDS encoding RNA methyltransferase, with amino-acid sequence MAELTTVTDPDDPRLSDYTGLTDVELRRRREPAEGLFIAEGEKVIRRALDAGYAMRSMLLSAKWVDVMRDVIDETPAPVYAVAPELAERVTGYHVHRGALASMQRAPLQGAGALLAPESGDVRRVAVFEDIVDHANLGAAFRNAAALGVDAVLLTPRCADPLYRRAVKVSMGSVFHVPWTRLESWPADLGLLRAAGFTTAALCLGERSITLDELVARGYGKLALIFGTEGDGLTPQALGAADCHVRIPMDAGVDSLNVAAASAVAFYATRVRPA; translated from the coding sequence GTGGCTGAACTCACCACCGTCACCGACCCCGACGACCCGCGCCTGAGCGACTACACCGGCCTCACAGACGTCGAGCTACGGCGCCGGCGGGAACCCGCGGAGGGCCTCTTCATCGCCGAAGGCGAGAAGGTGATCAGACGCGCCCTCGACGCCGGGTACGCGATGCGGTCCATGCTGCTCTCCGCCAAGTGGGTCGACGTCATGCGCGACGTGATCGACGAGACCCCTGCCCCGGTGTACGCGGTCGCACCCGAGCTCGCCGAGCGCGTCACCGGCTACCACGTGCACCGCGGCGCCCTGGCCTCCATGCAGCGCGCCCCCCTGCAGGGCGCCGGCGCCCTGCTGGCCCCGGAGTCGGGGGACGTCCGCCGGGTGGCCGTCTTCGAGGACATCGTCGACCACGCCAACCTCGGAGCCGCCTTCCGCAACGCCGCCGCACTGGGCGTCGACGCCGTCCTGCTCACCCCCCGCTGCGCCGACCCGCTGTACCGCCGTGCGGTCAAGGTGTCGATGGGATCCGTCTTCCACGTCCCGTGGACCCGGCTGGAGTCATGGCCCGCGGACCTCGGCCTGCTGCGGGCGGCGGGCTTCACGACCGCCGCGCTCTGCCTCGGCGAGCGGTCGATCACCCTGGACGAACTCGTCGCGCGCGGGTACGGGAAGCTGGCCCTGATCTTCGGCACCGAGGGCGACGGGCTCACGCCGCAGGCGCTTGGCGCGGCCGACTGCCACGTCCGTATCCCCATGGACGCCGGCGTCGACTCGCTCAACGTCGCCGCGGCCTCCGCCGTCGCCTTCTACGCCACGCGGGTCCGGCCGGCCTGA
- a CDS encoding serine/threonine-protein kinase, with protein MAMMRLRREDPRVVGSFRLHRRLGAGGMGVVYLGSDRRGQRVALKVIRPDLAEDQEFRSRFAREVSAARRIRGGCTARLVAADLEADRPWFATQYVPGPSLHDKVAEEGPLSAAEVASIGAALSEGLVAVHEAGVVHRDLKPSNILLSPKGPRIIDFGIAWATGASTLTHVGTAVGSPGFLAPEQVRGAAVTPATDVFSLGATLAYAATADSPFGHGSSEVMLYRVVHEEPHLFDVHDALAPLVRACLAKDPEERPSTLQLSMRLKEIAAREAQGLQERRPPAQRGEQELDRPTGRLQGPYTEQHTRRAPGPGPETRPPVRRPSSARPAPARTGGSRPQASRGGTPSGKRPHGTQGTNGRPGTRSGGRTTSAGSNGKRRPANPRLLRQRLVVFVVVTLLVALGIAAAQGCQGPTRGLGGTPSQTQDRAAGQPRGGDAR; from the coding sequence ATGGCGATGATGCGGCTCCGGCGCGAGGACCCGCGTGTCGTCGGCTCGTTCAGGCTCCACCGGCGGCTCGGAGCGGGTGGCATGGGCGTCGTCTACCTGGGGTCCGACCGCAGGGGCCAGCGGGTGGCGCTCAAGGTGATCCGGCCGGACCTCGCGGAGGATCAGGAGTTCCGTTCGCGTTTCGCGCGCGAGGTGTCCGCCGCCCGCAGGATCCGCGGCGGCTGCACGGCGCGCCTGGTGGCCGCCGATCTGGAGGCGGACCGCCCGTGGTTCGCGACGCAGTACGTGCCCGGGCCCTCGCTCCACGACAAGGTCGCCGAGGAGGGGCCGCTGTCGGCCGCCGAGGTCGCTTCGATCGGGGCGGCGCTGTCGGAGGGACTGGTGGCGGTGCACGAGGCCGGTGTCGTGCACCGTGACCTGAAGCCGTCGAACATCCTCCTCTCCCCCAAGGGCCCGCGCATCATCGACTTCGGCATCGCCTGGGCGACCGGGGCCAGCACGCTCACGCACGTCGGTACGGCCGTCGGCTCGCCGGGGTTCCTGGCGCCGGAGCAGGTGCGCGGAGCGGCGGTGACGCCGGCCACGGACGTGTTCTCGCTGGGCGCCACACTGGCGTACGCGGCCACGGCCGACTCGCCCTTCGGACACGGCAGTTCCGAGGTGATGCTCTACCGCGTGGTGCACGAGGAGCCGCATCTGTTCGATGTGCACGACGCCCTCGCCCCCTTGGTACGGGCCTGTCTGGCGAAGGATCCCGAGGAGCGGCCGAGCACCCTGCAGCTCTCCATGCGGCTCAAGGAGATCGCCGCACGCGAGGCGCAGGGCCTGCAGGAGCGCCGGCCACCCGCGCAGCGCGGCGAGCAGGAGCTGGACCGCCCCACCGGCCGTCTGCAGGGCCCGTACACCGAGCAGCACACCCGGCGTGCCCCGGGCCCCGGCCCGGAGACCCGCCCACCGGTCCGGCGGCCCTCCTCGGCGCGCCCGGCGCCGGCCCGTACCGGCGGCTCACGCCCCCAGGCCTCCCGGGGCGGTACGCCCTCCGGGAAGCGCCCGCACGGGACGCAGGGCACGAACGGCCGTCCGGGCACCCGCTCCGGGGGACGCACGACCTCGGCGGGCAGCAACGGCAAGCGCCGCCCGGCCAATCCGCGGCTGCTGCGTCAGCGGCTCGTCGTCTTCGTCGTGGTCACGTTGCTGGTGGCACTGGGGATCGCGGCCGCCCAGGGCTGTCAGGGGCCGACGCGGGGGCTGGGCGGAACACCGTCGCAGACCCAGGACCGGGCCGCGGGGCAACCGCGCGGTGGCGACGCGCGCTGA
- a CDS encoding aminoglycoside phosphotransferase family protein codes for MTTTPVVRVLGDLAHARVHTPTAACDCGEPRVLADRPDGTVVRSGPVVAKAHAPDTGAAGLTARLSLAASPGLAGILLPPLGDEARPVPAPCAEPPAVPAPCAQAQARPGPQAVQDPVRLRTPDGRAVSLWPYGEPVDPADPDAAPWEEAAALLAALHRTPPPHPLPPMRGPAKAAVAVERMRAARPGEPVTDAVLAAWRGLPGWARAEGPALAHRSAFLCHGDLHLGQLVRHPGPHGPWLLIDVDDAGLGDPAWDLARPAAWYAAGLLPPEVWLRFLDAYRAEGGPAVRPEGDPWPELDVPARALTVQTAALALAKSAAERRSPDEVEQLMIDACARIASLPPRLTAGRAS; via the coding sequence ATGACCACCACTCCTGTCGTACGCGTACTGGGCGATCTCGCGCACGCCAGGGTCCACACCCCTACCGCCGCGTGCGACTGCGGGGAGCCGCGGGTGCTCGCGGACCGCCCCGACGGGACGGTGGTGCGCAGCGGCCCGGTGGTCGCCAAGGCCCACGCCCCGGACACCGGCGCCGCGGGTCTGACGGCCCGGCTGTCGCTGGCCGCCTCCCCGGGCCTGGCGGGCATCCTCCTGCCCCCGCTCGGCGACGAAGCCCGTCCCGTACCGGCCCCTTGCGCGGAGCCCCCTGCCGTACCGGCCCCTTGCGCGCAGGCCCAGGCACGCCCCGGTCCCCAGGCCGTCCAGGACCCCGTCCGCCTCCGTACCCCCGACGGCCGTGCCGTCAGCCTGTGGCCGTACGGGGAGCCCGTCGACCCCGCGGACCCCGACGCCGCCCCCTGGGAGGAGGCAGCCGCCCTCCTGGCCGCGCTGCACCGGACCCCGCCGCCCCACCCGCTCCCACCGATGCGCGGCCCGGCCAAGGCCGCCGTGGCCGTCGAGCGGATGCGCGCTGCGCGGCCGGGGGAGCCGGTCACCGACGCCGTGCTCGCCGCCTGGCGCGGACTGCCCGGCTGGGCGCGTGCCGAGGGCCCGGCGCTCGCGCACCGGTCCGCCTTCCTCTGCCACGGAGATCTGCACCTCGGGCAGCTCGTCCGGCACCCGGGTCCGCACGGCCCGTGGCTGCTGATCGACGTCGACGACGCGGGCTTGGGCGATCCCGCCTGGGACCTTGCCCGCCCCGCCGCCTGGTACGCCGCCGGCCTGCTGCCCCCCGAGGTCTGGCTGCGCTTCCTGGACGCCTACCGGGCCGAAGGGGGCCCCGCCGTACGGCCGGAGGGGGACCCGTGGCCCGAGCTCGACGTCCCGGCACGCGCCCTCACGGTGCAGACGGCGGCGCTGGCCCTGGCCAAGTCCGCAGCGGAGCGGCGCAGTCCGGACGAGGTCGAGCAGCTGATGATCGACGCCTGTGCCCGAATAGCCTCCCTCCCGCCCCGGTTGACGGCCGGACGCGCGTCGTAG
- a CDS encoding zf-TFIIB domain-containing protein, which translates to MIQCPKCHAQMHTYNRNGVQIEQCSGCRGIFLDYGELESLTRLESQWAQQAPPAPPAPQAYPAAQAPAWGAPHQGGHYGGHHRQKSFGRMLFSS; encoded by the coding sequence ATGATCCAGTGCCCCAAGTGTCACGCCCAGATGCACACGTACAACCGCAACGGCGTCCAGATCGAGCAGTGCAGCGGCTGCCGGGGGATCTTCCTCGACTACGGCGAGCTGGAGTCCCTGACCCGCCTGGAGTCGCAGTGGGCGCAGCAGGCCCCGCCCGCGCCGCCCGCCCCGCAGGCCTACCCCGCCGCCCAGGCTCCCGCCTGGGGTGCGCCGCACCAGGGCGGGCACTACGGCGGCCACCACCGCCAGAAGAGCTTCGGCCGGATGCTCTTCTCCTCCTGA
- a CDS encoding chorismate-binding protein produces the protein MARFGGLVASGLQDVTCDPAALESSGFWAVCADFEGRLVCARFATVRTEQVPLPVPGAWRGPAPQDWTSSLDEEAYLAGVRRIREHIAAGEVYQANLCRVLSAPLPGPAADVDALTALLALGNPAPYAGTIRLPAHGVEIATASPELFLRRDGRTVESGPIKGTGRTEADLLEKDHAENVMIVDLVRNDLGRVCATGSVGVPDLCVVEKHPGLVHLVSTVRGRLAAGAGWPELLTAAFPPGSVTGAPKSSALRIIQALETSPRGPYCGAVGWVDADRATAGLAVGIRTFWIDRTGPAPLLRFGTGAGITWGSDPRREWAETELKASRLLAVASGTHEETGRTVS, from the coding sequence ATGGCCCGCTTCGGCGGCCTCGTCGCCTCCGGTCTGCAGGACGTGACCTGCGATCCTGCGGCTCTCGAATCATCCGGCTTCTGGGCCGTGTGTGCCGACTTCGAGGGCCGTCTCGTCTGCGCCCGCTTCGCCACCGTACGAACGGAGCAGGTGCCTCTCCCCGTGCCCGGGGCCTGGCGCGGGCCGGCCCCGCAGGACTGGACCTCGTCCCTGGACGAGGAGGCCTACCTGGCCGGCGTGCGGCGGATCCGCGAACACATCGCGGCGGGCGAGGTCTATCAGGCGAATCTCTGCCGCGTGCTGTCCGCGCCCCTGCCCGGCCCCGCCGCCGACGTCGACGCCCTCACCGCCCTGCTCGCCCTGGGCAACCCGGCGCCGTACGCGGGAACGATCCGGCTCCCGGCGCACGGGGTGGAGATCGCCACCGCCTCCCCCGAACTCTTCCTGAGGCGCGACGGCCGGACCGTGGAGTCCGGGCCCATCAAGGGCACCGGGCGCACCGAGGCCGACCTGCTGGAGAAGGACCACGCGGAGAACGTCATGATCGTGGACCTGGTCCGCAACGATCTGGGCCGGGTCTGCGCGACCGGCAGCGTCGGCGTGCCCGATCTCTGCGTGGTGGAGAAGCATCCCGGCCTCGTCCACCTCGTCTCCACCGTCCGCGGACGGCTCGCCGCCGGCGCGGGGTGGCCCGAGCTGCTCACCGCGGCGTTCCCGCCCGGATCGGTCACGGGCGCTCCCAAGTCCAGTGCGCTGCGGATCATCCAGGCCCTGGAGACCTCGCCCCGCGGCCCGTACTGCGGCGCGGTCGGCTGGGTGGACGCGGACCGGGCCACCGCGGGACTCGCCGTCGGGATACGGACCTTCTGGATCGACCGCACCGGCCCCGCGCCCCTGCTGCGCTTCGGTACGGGAGCCGGTATCACCTGGGGCTCCGATCCGCGGCGCGAATGGGCGGAGACCGAGCTGAAGGCGTCCCGGCTGCTCGCTGTAGCGTCGGGTACCCACGAGGAAACAGGAAGGACCGTGTCATGA
- a CDS encoding aminotransferase class IV, with translation MRIWVDGGLRDADDARVSVLDHGLTVGDGVFETVRVAEGRPFALTRHLERLTRSARGLGLPDPDLDEVRRALAAVIGANPVALGRLRITYTGGLSPLGSDRGDAGPSLFVALDEAARRPDTTAVITVPWTRNERGALSGLKTTSYAENVVALARAHERGASEALFPNTAGRLCEGTGSNVFVVLDGRIHTPPVASGCLAGITRALAVEWTGAQETDLPMDVLEQAEEIFLTSTLRDVQAVHRVDGRELPDAPGPVTAKAMRIFDERAGDDLDP, from the coding sequence ATGAGGATCTGGGTCGACGGCGGACTGCGGGACGCCGATGACGCACGGGTGTCCGTCCTCGACCACGGGCTCACCGTGGGGGACGGCGTCTTCGAGACGGTCAGGGTCGCCGAAGGCCGCCCCTTCGCCCTGACCCGGCACCTCGAACGCCTCACCCGCTCGGCCAGGGGTCTCGGCCTGCCCGATCCCGACCTCGACGAGGTCCGCAGGGCCCTGGCGGCGGTGATCGGCGCCAACCCCGTGGCGCTCGGCCGGCTGCGGATCACCTACACCGGCGGCCTCTCCCCACTCGGCTCGGACCGCGGCGACGCCGGGCCCAGCCTGTTCGTCGCCCTGGACGAGGCGGCACGCCGTCCCGACACCACCGCCGTGATCACCGTCCCCTGGACGCGCAACGAGCGCGGCGCGCTGTCCGGGCTCAAGACCACCTCGTACGCCGAGAACGTGGTCGCGCTGGCGCGCGCCCACGAGCGGGGCGCCTCCGAGGCGCTCTTCCCCAACACGGCCGGGCGGCTCTGCGAAGGCACCGGATCCAACGTCTTCGTCGTCCTCGACGGCCGGATCCACACGCCCCCCGTCGCCTCGGGCTGTCTCGCCGGCATCACCCGTGCCCTGGCCGTGGAGTGGACGGGCGCGCAGGAGACCGACCTCCCGATGGACGTCCTGGAGCAGGCCGAGGAGATTTTCCTGACCTCGACCCTCCGGGACGTGCAGGCCGTCCACCGGGTCGACGGACGGGAGCTGCCGGATGCCCCCGGCCCCGTGACGGCGAAGGCCATGCGGATCTTCGACGAGCGCGCGGGGGATGACCTCGATCCGTGA